A portion of the Ascaphus truei isolate aAscTru1 chromosome 14, aAscTru1.hap1, whole genome shotgun sequence genome contains these proteins:
- the LGALS12 gene encoding galectin-12 codes for MNELQLSLHRKTTLRFQVDLQTGCSTRPCSDVAFHFNPRFSASSSHVICNALCRDQWLEEVRVSEASLHRGESFLLLFLFQQDMVKVSVGGHHFMDFSYRIPLSEVDTLGVYGDISLREVSFLCSNPYNEERTEYPVCQPLNVGSAGLVMPHSRTLPQGTV; via the exons ATGAATGAACTGCAGCTCAGCCTTCACCGGAAGACCACCCTGCG gttcCAGGTTGACCTGCAGACAGGGTGCAGTACGCGTCCTTGTTCTGATGTGGCCTTCCATTTCAACCCTCGCTTTTCTGCCTCCTCATCCCACGTCATCTGCAACGCTCTGTGCAGGGACCAGTGGTTAGAGGAGGTCCGAGTGTCGGAGGCTTCGCTCCACAGGGGGGAGTCCTTcctgctcctcttcctcttccaGCAGGACATGGTcaag GTCAGCGTCGGTGGCCATCACTTCATGGATTTCTCCTACCGTATCCCACTTAGTGAAGTGGACACTTTGGGAGTGTATGGAGACATCAGCCTGCGGGAGGTCTCATTCCTGTGCAGCAAC CCGTATAATGAAGAGAGGACAGAATATCCGGTGTGCCAG CCTCTGAACGTCGGCAGTGCGGGCCTG GTGATGCCTCACTCCAGGACTCTGCCCCAGGGGACTGTCTGA